A single window of Micrococcaceae bacterium Sec5.1 DNA harbors:
- a CDS encoding glycosyltransferase family 4 protein, with product MAKVLTLVTYQAAWGGLHENVAYAVRALIRAGHSVDVACPPSRLKDHLLALGAGVIDLLPSATSEELEPLLRSRRYDLIHAHPFRSREIGLQLAAAWKTPVMATFHGSYLDAVSTWHERAAVIAAVSPAVAENLAANGGVPAHKIVLIRNGVEDELFDRPIRPVLDRVRGGRVDIVVLARMDRDKQSLVESVVPTAKMLAEQFPELQWRLRIAGSGGAVGDFREHLSHRLSVMSNISIDWMGWVNSHETSRILSGAVLAFASGRGAAQALALGTPVVAAGSQGVVGLQEGQTLQRGFWGNFGGQKSAVPTDNMDIAKRITQLIHDPESWQEKMSRGRQAIRGGAAQSAVDAAYLSAVQLAMEAAAS from the coding sequence TTGGCTAAGGTACTGACGCTGGTGACCTACCAGGCAGCCTGGGGCGGGTTGCATGAAAATGTCGCTTACGCAGTCCGCGCTTTGATCCGGGCAGGCCACTCCGTCGATGTGGCCTGCCCGCCATCCCGGCTTAAGGACCATCTTCTTGCCCTGGGGGCCGGCGTTATTGATCTCCTTCCTTCAGCCACATCCGAGGAGTTGGAACCGCTGCTGAGGAGCCGTCGTTACGATCTGATCCATGCGCACCCGTTCCGCTCCCGCGAGATCGGCCTCCAACTGGCCGCTGCCTGGAAGACTCCGGTTATGGCCACATTCCACGGCTCATATCTGGATGCTGTGTCCACGTGGCATGAACGTGCTGCAGTGATCGCTGCTGTATCCCCGGCTGTCGCCGAAAACCTTGCGGCAAATGGTGGCGTGCCAGCGCACAAGATCGTACTGATTCGCAACGGGGTGGAGGACGAACTCTTCGACAGGCCAATCAGGCCAGTTCTTGATCGGGTTAGAGGGGGCCGTGTCGACATTGTCGTGCTTGCCCGCATGGACAGAGACAAACAGTCCCTGGTCGAGAGTGTGGTGCCCACCGCGAAGATGCTCGCAGAACAATTTCCTGAGCTGCAATGGCGATTAAGGATTGCGGGTTCCGGCGGTGCCGTGGGGGACTTCCGGGAACACCTCAGCCACAGGTTATCGGTCATGTCCAACATTTCAATCGACTGGATGGGTTGGGTTAATTCCCACGAAACCAGCAGGATCCTAAGCGGTGCCGTGCTGGCATTCGCTTCTGGCCGCGGGGCCGCACAGGCTCTAGCCTTAGGTACGCCTGTAGTCGCTGCCGGTTCTCAAGGAGTGGTTGGCCTGCAGGAAGGCCAAACCCTGCAACGGGGCTTTTGGGGCAACTTTGGCGGACAAAAATCTGCGGTTCCAACAGACAACATGGACATTGCAAAACGCATCACTCAATTGATCCACGACCCCGAGTCCTGGCAAGAAAAGATGTCACGAGGACGGCAAGCAATCCGGGGTGGCGCGGCCCAGTCGGCAGTCGATGCGGCCTATCTGTCTGCTGTTCAGCTTGCCATGGAAGCCGCGGCTAGCTAG